In the Periophthalmus magnuspinnatus isolate fPerMag1 chromosome 11, fPerMag1.2.pri, whole genome shotgun sequence genome, GAGGAGCGGACGGTGAAGAACACGGCAGTTCGGGTTGTGGACTTTGGGAGCGCCACGTTTGACCACGAACACCACAGTACTATTGTGTCGACACGGCATTACAGGGCACCAGAGGTCATCTTAGGTGAGACAAAATGGGTCAAACTTTAGTCTGGCTCTGGCATAGGACACTGAGTGGAATCTCTCTTCATGTCTGTGTTTAGCAAACATGTTAGctttagtttaaaataaatataatttaccTTGtgtaacagttttgttttgtgattgtTTGGTTCTCAGAGCTGGGCTGGAGTTATCCCTGTGATGTCTGGAGTATTGGCTGCATCCTGTTTGAATATTACCTTGGATTCACTCTGTTTCAGGTAAGTGACCACTGCCAGCTTGATACTGTACATGCATGCAGTAGTACAGGACCTAGTTTTTACCAACTGACACTCTGTTTCAGACTCACGACAACAGGGAACATTTGGCCATGATGGAGAGGATCCTCGGCCCCGTCCCATCAAGGATGATTCGCAAAACAAGGTAAAAATTCTGAAGTTCATATTTACCAATtctgttctgtttgtatattaatgTGTCTGCTTTTTCAGGAAACAAAAGTACTTCTATCGTGGACGCCTGGACTGGGATGACAGTTCATCAGCTGGAAAATATGTCAGAGAAAACTGCAAACCCCTGAGGGTAAGAACAGCAAAGAAAATTAGATTAAAACAGTTAATAGTCATGAACGAACTAGTAATAAGTTAtcgtttttagttttttatttatttatttttttttattacaataacCTTTACAATATCCACTTTATAAGGATATAAGCAATAAAAAATGCTCACAGTTCTTTTCAACACTgagaaaaaaagttacaaatttCAGATAGCATAAGAACAAACTCcatgcatcaaaaacatgtggAGTAAAAGTGCTTCCAAGTAAATCTATATCAAAGTAAAAACTTAGTATCCTTTATAGTTCTGATAATGCCAATAATAAACCAGATGCTTTTTGTCCTGTTGACCTCCATTTTCCTCTGGTGTTGCTCCACAGCGGTACCTTCTGTCCGAGGCGGAGGAGCACCATCAGTTGTTTGACCTGATCGAGAGCATGCTGGAGTATGAGCCGTCAAAGAGACTGACGTTGGCCGATTCACTAAAGCACCCATTCTTTGAAAACCTTGTACTCGGGGAGGCGGGTGGCAGCAAGACCTGGGAGGGCAACCGCGACATCAGTCGGTGACCCTAAATATCACAGACTAAACCATGAATCTTTTTTATAACAAGGAGCAAAAACGCTTTCTTGGAGGGTTTGGTCGGAAAAGCATGGACAACCCTGGATCGAGCCTGCCCCCCAATGGTCCAAAGTGGAAAGAcgaataaataaacagttttggTGCTTGCAGTGGCGGACTGGTGTCCTTAGGTGATTGTTTGTAGCCCTATATGCAGCTCCTGTCTTCCtattttacttaaaatacaATCTTTTACCTTTTCCGTCCACCATCTTGCACAGAAGCATGAAAATCAGAATGATTGTCTGCCAACTGGCTCAAACAGAAAGAATTACCGTTATATTGCAGAAAAATTGTGTGGGAAAGGTCTGAAGCCAGCACATGTTATTACAGAAAACTTAGGAAATATCTGTCATTAAGAAAATACACATTATGAGAAACATCAATGCTTCTGTTTTCTGCAACCAGGAGAATGAGATTAAGAGGCGCAGAGAGGTTTCCATAGCATCTGGAGCGGAAAATCGTCtcattttgtttacagtttaaattCAGTGAGCA is a window encoding:
- the clk2a gene encoding dual specificity protein kinase CLK2 isoform X3, which encodes MRCIDHRRGGAHVALKIIKNVEKYKEAARLEINVLEKINEKDPDNKYLCVQMYDWFDYHGHMCLSFELLALSTFDFLKENNYLPYSISQVRHMAYQVCLAVKFLHDNKLTHTDLKPENILFVNSDFTMSYNVEKKREERTVKNTAVRVVDFGSATFDHEHHSTIVSTRHYRAPEVILELGWSYPCDVWSIGCILFEYYLGFTLFQTHDNREHLAMMERILGPVPSRMIRKTRKQKYFYRGRLDWDDSSSAGKYVRENCKPLRRYLLSEAEEHHQLFDLIESMLEYEPSKRLTLADSLKHPFFENLVLGEAGGSKTWEGNRDISR